A single genomic interval of candidate division TA06 bacterium harbors:
- a CDS encoding aminoglycoside 6-adenylyltransferase, with protein sequence MRTEKEILDLILNTANEDDRIRAVILNGSRANPNALKDIFQDYDIVYLVTDVMPFRRNYDWIKRFGELMILQTPEDMEDPQPAGDGNYTYLMQFADGNRIDLSIRHVTQVNKVTKDSQSISLLDKDGIVETLPLPSDADYLPRPPSEKQFADCCNEFWWVCPYVAKGLWRDELVYAKHMLDNVVREKLVKMLEWHIGIKTGFSKNPGKMGKYFKNYLEPEMWQQLTRTYSGSDFEDIWRSLFNICTLFRTVSTQVAGHFDYKYPSEDDKKVTAHLYHVKALSKKAKTIY encoded by the coding sequence ATGAGAACAGAAAAGGAAATACTTGACCTCATTCTAAATACTGCTAATGAGGATGACCGTATTCGTGCAGTAATTCTGAATGGTTCGCGCGCCAATCCCAATGCTCTCAAAGATATATTTCAGGATTATGACATTGTTTATCTTGTTACGGATGTTATGCCGTTCAGACGAAATTATGATTGGATCAAGCGGTTTGGCGAACTGATGATTCTGCAGACACCCGAAGATATGGAAGATCCCCAACCGGCTGGTGACGGGAATTACACTTACCTGATGCAATTTGCTGACGGTAACCGGATCGATCTCAGTATTCGTCATGTTACGCAGGTCAACAAGGTTACTAAAGACAGTCAAAGCATTTCACTGCTAGACAAGGACGGAATCGTTGAGACTCTGCCCCTGCCAAGCGATGCTGACTATCTGCCACGGCCGCCATCGGAAAAACAGTTTGCTGATTGCTGCAATGAATTTTGGTGGGTCTGCCCATATGTGGCCAAGGGCTTGTGGCGGGATGAATTGGTATATGCCAAGCATATGCTCGACAATGTGGTCAGGGAGAAACTGGTGAAGATGTTGGAATGGCATATCGGGATAAAAACAGGATTTTCTAAAAATCCCGGCAAAATGGGGAAGTATTTTAAAAATTATTTGGAACCTGAGATGTGGCAGCAATTGACAAGAACTTATTCCGGTTCTGACTTCGAGGATATTTGGCGATCGCTATTCAACATTTGCACCCTCTTCAGAACAGTATCCACCCAGGTGGCTGGGCATTTTGACTATAAATATCCTTCTGAAGACGATAAAAAGGTCACTGCTCATCTGTATCATGTTAAGGCTTTATCAAAAAAGGCCAAAACTATCTATTAA
- a CDS encoding DEAD/DEAH box helicase, with protein sequence MRFDQLGLNPNLLEALKTEGYTEPTPIQQQAIPVALAGKDILGCAQTGTGKTAAFALPILQRLDRPEITREQYRTIRALIVTPTRELAAQVGQSFAAYGRNINLRSAVVYGGVYQGTQAKAMRGGVDILVATPGRLLDLMDQKMVLLHKVEILVLDEADRMLDMGFINDIKKIVAKVPSRRQTLFFSATMPPEIRTLAGGILDQPVSISIMAEYAAADTVEQSVYFVEKDDKPDLLRHLLSQKGMERTLVFTRTKVRADRLSRRLTTWGIPAQAIHGDKSQNTRERVLHGFKTGAIRVLVASDVVSRGIDIDNISHVVNFDIPHEAEAYVHRIGRTGRAGALGTAVSFCDSEERQDLAQVERLLGRSIPVAADHPYKSTVPARTHSAPARQSRGSGSKPYRRR encoded by the coding sequence CTGCGCTTCGACCAGCTGGGACTGAACCCAAACCTGCTGGAAGCATTGAAGACAGAGGGATACACCGAACCCACTCCCATTCAGCAGCAGGCCATCCCGGTGGCCCTGGCCGGCAAGGACATTTTGGGCTGCGCCCAGACCGGAACCGGCAAGACCGCGGCCTTTGCCCTGCCGATACTGCAGCGGCTGGACCGGCCGGAGATCACCAGGGAACAGTACCGGACAATAAGAGCATTGATCGTCACCCCCACCCGGGAGCTGGCGGCCCAGGTGGGACAGAGCTTCGCGGCCTACGGCCGGAACATCAACCTACGCTCGGCCGTGGTCTACGGCGGCGTTTACCAGGGCACCCAGGCCAAGGCCATGCGGGGCGGAGTGGATATTTTGGTGGCCACCCCCGGGCGGCTGCTGGACCTGATGGACCAGAAAATGGTACTGCTTCATAAAGTGGAGATCCTGGTGCTGGACGAGGCCGACCGGATGCTGGACATGGGCTTCATCAATGACATCAAAAAGATAGTGGCCAAGGTCCCCAGCCGTCGCCAGACCCTGTTCTTCTCTGCCACAATGCCCCCCGAGATCCGAACGCTGGCCGGGGGCATTTTGGACCAGCCGGTCTCCATCTCCATCATGGCTGAATATGCTGCCGCCGATACGGTGGAGCAATCGGTCTATTTTGTGGAAAAGGACGACAAGCCAGATTTGCTGCGCCACCTGCTTTCCCAGAAAGGCATGGAGCGGACCCTGGTCTTTACCCGCACCAAGGTTCGGGCCGACCGCCTGTCCCGGCGACTGACCACCTGGGGCATCCCGGCCCAGGCCATCCACGGCGACAAATCCCAGAACACCAGGGAACGTGTGCTGCATGGCTTCAAGACCGGCGCCATCAGAGTGCTGGTGGCCTCGGACGTGGTCTCCCGGGGAATCGACATCGACAACATCTCCCACGTGGTGAACTTTGACATACCGCACGAAGCGGAAGCCTATGTTCACCGCATCGGCCGCACCGGACGGGCCGGCGCCTTGGGAACAGCCGTCTCCTTCTGCGACAGCGAGGAGCGCCAGGACCTGGCCCAGGTGGAACGTCTGCTGGGCCGCTCGATCCCGGTGGCCGCCGACCACCCCTATAAATCAACCGTTCCGGCCCGGACCCACAGCGCGCCGGCCCGGCAGAGCCGCGGTTCCGGATCAAAGCCCTACCGCCGCCGTTAG
- the queD gene encoding 6-carboxytetrahydropterin synthase QueD yields the protein MYYVSVYKNFSAAHHLRDYAGKCEKVHGHNYQVEVELKAKALNKTGMVADFNDIREALLNLLTRFDHQDLNEVKPFDKINPTAENIARVVFEEMAMKFNSPKVKINKVSVWETEHAKATYGPF from the coding sequence ATGTATTACGTTTCGGTTTACAAAAATTTCTCGGCCGCCCACCACTTACGGGACTATGCCGGGAAATGCGAGAAGGTCCACGGCCACAATTATCAGGTGGAGGTGGAGCTAAAGGCCAAGGCGCTTAACAAAACCGGGATGGTGGCCGATTTCAACGATATCCGTGAAGCCCTGCTGAACCTGCTGACACGGTTTGACCACCAGGACCTGAACGAGGTCAAGCCCTTCGACAAGATCAACCCCACCGCCGAGAACATCGCCCGGGTGGTGTTTGAGGAGATGGCTATGAAGTTCAATTCGCCCAAGGTCAAGATCAACAAGGTCTCCGTTTGGGAGACCGAGCATGCCAAGGCCACCTATGGCCCGTTCTAA
- the queC gene encoding 7-cyano-7-deazaguanine synthase QueC, with protein sequence MARSKKAVVLLSGGLDSATVLYWALAQGWQLKALIFDYGQRHGREIASARALCKKTGVAYDVIPVKLPWRGSSLLDKASALPSAKSARDIGAQIPSTYVPGRNTLFLSYGLSSAEAIGAEAVMIGANALDYSGYPDCRPDFISAMSKVYKLGTKAGRQGKPIKIIAPLLKLSKSQIVKLGIRLGVPHQMTWSCYRGGKKPCGTCDSCLLRAKGFKEAGKPDPTI encoded by the coding sequence ATGGCCCGTTCTAAAAAGGCCGTGGTGCTTCTTTCCGGCGGGCTGGATTCTGCCACCGTGCTTTACTGGGCCCTGGCCCAGGGCTGGCAGCTTAAGGCCCTGATCTTCGACTACGGACAAAGGCACGGCCGGGAGATAGCTTCGGCCAGGGCATTATGCAAAAAGACCGGGGTGGCGTATGACGTCATCCCGGTAAAACTACCCTGGCGGGGCAGCAGCCTGCTGGACAAGGCCTCCGCTCTTCCCAGCGCCAAAAGCGCCAGGGATATCGGCGCGCAGATACCGTCCACTTATGTGCCGGGCCGCAACACCCTGTTCCTCAGCTACGGGCTGTCCAGTGCCGAGGCCATCGGCGCCGAAGCGGTGATGATCGGGGCCAACGCCCTGGACTATTCGGGCTATCCCGACTGCCGGCCGGATTTCATATCTGCCATGTCAAAAGTTTATAAACTGGGAACCAAGGCCGGACGCCAGGGAAAACCTATCAAAATCATTGCCCCATTGTTAAAACTGTCCAAATCCCAGATCGTAAAATTGGGGATCCGGTTGGGAGTGCCCCATCAGATGACCTGGTCCTGCTACCGGGGGGGGAAGAAACCCTGCGGCACCTGTGATTCCTGCCTTTTGCGGGCCAAGGGATTCAAGGAAGCGGGAAAACCGGACCCTACGATATAA
- the queF gene encoding NADPH-dependent 7-cyano-7-deazaguanine reductase QueF: MPKNKFGLTLLGRKVLKPSGKLEAFPNRNRGRDYRVILETEEFTSLCPITGQPDFGAITVSYIPDRLVVESKSLKLYLWTYRNKGVFHETVVNQILDDLVKAVQPRQMLVTGNFRVRGGIAITVAAEYPGKNN, encoded by the coding sequence ATGCCCAAAAACAAATTCGGCCTGACCCTTTTGGGCCGCAAGGTGCTCAAGCCCTCGGGAAAGTTGGAAGCCTTCCCCAACCGGAACCGCGGGCGCGATTACCGGGTGATCCTGGAGACCGAAGAATTCACCTCCCTCTGCCCCATCACCGGGCAGCCGGACTTCGGCGCCATCACCGTCAGCTACATCCCGGACCGGCTGGTGGTGGAATCCAAATCGCTCAAACTTTACCTGTGGACCTACCGCAACAAGGGCGTATTCCACGAGACGGTGGTCAACCAGATCCTGGACGACCTGGTGAAGGCCGTCCAGCCCCGTCAAATGCTGGTGACGGGAAATTTCAGAGTGCGGGGCGGCATAGCCATAACCGTGGCGGCCGAATACCCAGGAAAAAACAATTAA
- a CDS encoding PAS domain S-box protein has product MNIPGMWSRYLRDFFREADDPSIGRRIKFAVAFTLIGSLAQLGFSLLRLWQGRWMFAAADIILAAYLLTTLNLMRRSGRPAFYIPIGLTGLFFFLMFLFATGGANGLGLSWLYFFPVTAFFLCGRRGGVKWMGIMFLSMFGLYLLQYLRLISPYYPFTMGLQVIASLLVEAAMVYYYASITERDEEQIGRHNQNLEQANRALEKEMVHRRQAEQELLRIRQAVNSLGDAVVIADPAGRHIFHNPAFSRMFGYSLEEINQAGGTGFLFREPRTGLRLIESLRKGQGFSGEVEMQNKEGRLLTIVLRADAIKGSEGGMVGLVAVHADITRQKQAERALKQSEERFRQVIGSISAHIYVTRFGTEGTPENDYISPNVTALTGYPLQMFVEDWNFWAENLILPQDREAARQQADKFKQALNSELEYRITKKDGSVIWVRDSGRAERNKQTGEITVYGVISNITERKLAEAAIQESEIKHRLLLDSISLPVLALKEDMTILYCNQAYARFVNLGLDQLEGKNLLQLFPRLEKTKTYQMYQKALRTGLSQESEGKHRDRFIHSDIYRTPWGILAIAEDITERKQGEDALWHAKEDLEQRVEERTRELAEANRLLKQSYDDTIRAITAAMDAKDSYTRGHSEEVKRIALVIGQKISLPPGSLRLLEYAALLHDIGKIGVSEQLLTKGTALTEFEFEEVKLHPQIGGKLLEQVELLKEAGPIIHAHHENYDGSGYPKGLKGESIPIESRIIAVADAYEAMTVDRPYRKAFSKSEAQQRLRQGAGTQFDPRIVEILLEVE; this is encoded by the coding sequence ATGAATATTCCAGGGATGTGGTCCCGTTATTTACGGGATTTTTTCAGGGAGGCGGACGATCCTTCCATTGGCCGCAGGATAAAGTTTGCCGTGGCCTTTACCCTGATTGGATCCTTGGCCCAACTGGGTTTCAGCCTGCTTCGTCTATGGCAGGGGCGCTGGATGTTTGCGGCCGCCGACATCATTCTGGCTGCCTACCTGCTGACCACTCTAAACTTGATGCGACGCAGCGGCCGTCCGGCATTTTATATTCCCATAGGATTAACAGGGTTGTTCTTTTTTTTGATGTTCCTGTTCGCCACCGGAGGAGCCAACGGCCTGGGCTTGTCCTGGCTGTACTTTTTCCCGGTGACAGCCTTCTTCCTGTGCGGCCGGCGGGGCGGGGTAAAGTGGATGGGGATCATGTTTCTGTCGATGTTTGGGCTTTACCTGCTGCAGTATTTAAGGCTGATATCCCCCTACTATCCTTTTACTATGGGGCTGCAGGTCATTGCCAGCCTGCTGGTGGAGGCGGCCATGGTCTACTATTATGCCAGCATTACGGAAAGGGACGAGGAGCAGATAGGCCGTCACAACCAGAACCTGGAGCAGGCCAACCGGGCCCTGGAAAAGGAGATGGTTCACCGGCGTCAGGCTGAGCAGGAGCTGTTGCGGATAAGGCAGGCGGTAAATAGCTTGGGAGACGCAGTAGTCATAGCGGATCCGGCCGGCCGGCACATATTTCACAATCCGGCTTTTTCCAGGATGTTCGGTTACAGCCTGGAAGAAATCAACCAGGCCGGAGGAACGGGATTCCTGTTCCGCGAGCCCCGGACGGGCCTCCGTCTGATCGAAAGCCTCAGGAAGGGACAGGGTTTCTCCGGCGAGGTGGAGATGCAAAACAAGGAAGGCAGGCTCCTGACGATCGTTCTCCGGGCAGACGCCATCAAAGGGTCCGAGGGTGGGATGGTGGGTTTGGTGGCCGTTCATGCCGATATCACCAGGCAGAAGCAGGCTGAAAGGGCTTTGAAACAGAGCGAAGAGCGCTTCCGGCAGGTGATCGGTTCCATCAGCGCCCATATCTATGTCACCCGGTTTGGGACGGAAGGAACCCCGGAGAACGATTACATTTCGCCCAATGTGACCGCCTTGACGGGATATCCCCTGCAAATGTTCGTCGAGGACTGGAATTTTTGGGCGGAGAATCTGATCCTGCCGCAGGACCGGGAGGCGGCCCGGCAACAGGCGGATAAATTCAAACAAGCCCTGAACAGCGAACTGGAATACCGGATCACTAAAAAGGACGGCAGCGTAATCTGGGTGCGGGATTCGGGCCGGGCCGAGCGGAACAAACAGACAGGGGAGATCACTGTTTACGGAGTGATCAGCAATATCACGGAACGAAAACTGGCCGAAGCGGCAATTCAGGAAAGCGAGATCAAACACCGTCTTTTGCTGGATAGCATCAGCCTGCCGGTGCTGGCATTAAAGGAGGATATGACCATCCTTTACTGCAACCAAGCCTATGCCCGCTTCGTTAATCTGGGATTGGACCAATTGGAAGGGAAAAACCTGCTGCAACTGTTCCCCCGGCTGGAGAAGACCAAGACCTATCAGATGTACCAGAAAGCATTGAGAACCGGACTGAGCCAGGAATCGGAAGGGAAACATCGGGACAGGTTCATCCATTCCGATATTTACCGCACTCCCTGGGGGATACTGGCTATCGCCGAGGACATCACCGAGCGCAAGCAGGGTGAGGACGCCCTGTGGCATGCCAAGGAAGACCTGGAACAAAGAGTGGAGGAACGCACCAGGGAATTGGCCGAGGCCAACCGGTTATTGAAACAAAGCTACGACGATACCATCCGGGCCATCACAGCGGCCATGGATGCCAAGGACAGCTACACCCGGGGCCATTCCGAGGAAGTAAAAAGGATCGCCTTGGTGATCGGACAAAAGATCAGCCTGCCCCCGGGATCGCTGAGGCTTTTGGAATATGCGGCCCTGTTGCATGATATTGGAAAGATCGGAGTCAGCGAACAGCTTTTGACCAAAGGCACCGCCCTGACCGAATTTGAGTTTGAAGAAGTGAAGCTCCATCCACAGATCGGGGGAAAACTGCTGGAACAAGTGGAGCTGCTAAAGGAAGCCGGGCCCATAATCCATGCCCATCATGAGAACTACGACGGCAGCGGATATCCCAAAGGGCTTAAGGGCGAATCCATACCCATTGAATCCAGGATCATAGCGGTAGCGGATGCCTACGAGGCCATGACGGTGGACCGGCCATATCGCAAAGCTTTCAGCAAAAGCGAAGCCCAACAAAGGCTGCGACAAGGGGCCGGCACCCAGTTTGATCCCCGGATAGTGGAGATACTGCTGGAAGTGGAGTGA
- a CDS encoding GNAT family N-acetyltransferase, whose translation MTIIPTLTTERLVLRPFTLADAPVVQKLAGSFEIADTTLNLPHPYPDGAAESWIGTHQKTWELGSGLTLAITLKDPGQLIGAIGLTISKDHHRAEMGYWVAVPYWKKGYCTEAARALLDYGFTGLKLNKIYATHLTRNPASGKVMQKIGMKYEGCLRQHVKKWDKFEDLAYYGTLRSEYEI comes from the coding sequence ATGACCATTATACCAACATTAACCACCGAGCGCCTGGTCCTCCGCCCCTTCACTTTGGCCGACGCCCCCGTGGTCCAAAAGCTGGCCGGCAGCTTCGAGATCGCCGACACCACCCTGAACCTGCCCCACCCCTACCCCGACGGGGCGGCGGAATCCTGGATAGGCACCCACCAGAAGACCTGGGAGCTGGGCTCGGGCCTGACCCTGGCCATCACCCTGAAGGACCCGGGACAGTTGATCGGGGCCATCGGCCTGACCATCAGCAAGGACCACCACCGGGCCGAGATGGGTTACTGGGTGGCCGTGCCTTATTGGAAAAAGGGATACTGCACCGAGGCCGCCCGGGCCCTGCTGGATTACGGGTTCACCGGACTGAAGCTCAATAAGATCTACGCCACCCACCTTACCCGCAACCCGGCCTCGGGAAAAGTGATGCAAAAGATCGGAATGAAGTACGAAGGCTGTCTGCGCCAGCACGTCAAGAAGTGGGACAAGTTCGAGGACCTGGCCTATTACGGAACACTACGAAGTGAGTACGAAATTTAA
- a CDS encoding DUF58 domain-containing protein: MSDIKLNLSPRLLAQIKRLDLKARMVVEGFLTGLHKSPYHGFSVEFAEYRPYLPGDEFKRIDWKVLARSDRYFVKEFEEETNLKAYILLDSSASMGYHSKGVESKLEYGSSLSAALSFLLLSQNDAAGLALFNNRLQRYLPPRSRRSHWHAILQELNQSKPYGQTGYKKIFQELAGHLKRRGLLVLISDLWGDDDEIINSLKNLRHLKHEVLVFHLLDPDEASFPFSSEAVFADMETGQELQINPADIKQKYLTALKKRTDHLARECRRHLIDYQAIVTDQPFDQALLKYLHKRQKLG; the protein is encoded by the coding sequence ATGTCTGACATCAAATTAAATCTGTCCCCCCGGCTGCTGGCCCAGATCAAGCGTCTTGACCTGAAAGCCCGGATGGTGGTGGAAGGCTTTTTGACCGGACTGCACAAGAGCCCCTACCACGGGTTCTCGGTGGAGTTCGCCGAGTACCGGCCCTACCTGCCGGGCGACGAGTTCAAGCGGATAGACTGGAAGGTGCTGGCCCGGAGCGACAGGTATTTCGTCAAAGAATTCGAGGAGGAGACCAACCTCAAGGCTTATATACTGCTTGACAGTTCGGCCTCCATGGGTTACCATAGCAAGGGGGTGGAAAGCAAACTGGAATACGGATCTTCCCTGTCGGCGGCCCTTTCGTTTTTGCTGCTGTCCCAGAACGACGCGGCGGGCCTGGCCCTGTTCAACAACCGGCTGCAGAGATACCTGCCGCCCCGCTCCAGGCGCAGCCACTGGCACGCCATTTTGCAAGAACTGAACCAGTCCAAACCATATGGCCAGACCGGCTATAAAAAGATCTTTCAGGAACTGGCCGGGCATCTCAAGCGCCGGGGCCTGCTGGTGCTGATCTCCGACCTGTGGGGCGACGATGACGAAATAATCAATTCCCTGAAAAATCTCCGCCACCTTAAGCACGAGGTGCTGGTATTCCACCTGCTGGATCCGGACGAAGCCTCCTTCCCCTTCAGTTCCGAAGCGGTATTCGCCGACATGGAGACCGGACAGGAGCTGCAGATAAATCCGGCCGACATCAAACAAAAATATCTGACGGCCTTAAAAAAGAGAACGGATCATCTGGCCCGGGAATGCCGCCGCCACCTGATAGACTACCAGGCCATCGTGACCGACCAGCCGTTTGATCAGGCCCTGCTTAAATACCTGCATAAGAGGCAGAAGCTGGGGTGA
- a CDS encoding MFS transporter → MPEHSKHFASALAEPKFALFSAGQFISQFGDFLAQIALIAAVGEFTTRAPLAYSQIPVAIALPALLFGPFIGVLIDRRSKRRMLMLADGARALIILAIPVLIKLTGTVIVLFPLVCLNYLFVLFANSARVSYIPYLVPPEKIFAANAVMDFINKLAGVLGFVGGGLLVVGQFWKHLHIEPWEAGFYLDSLSFAASLLTLALIKSHETLPERTREEGFMKMWQRRWSNIKTDLAELKHLYLLNHKVRFVTFSLFLVSIFGGSLYPLVIVIAQKDLRVGAGTSGVGFLGGLLGGGMMTGALLSGFLLHRLSRRHIIIGGLFGLSLMVMLFAKSSSYWHLLAITFLGGVFLQPVMTAQNTLFHESVDRSIWGRIFSARDIILDAGFVASALTLGFLAQLVLPAFGSVNQERTALFWCGASLAFLTLAGFRIVYRQKKTERSNSKAGSDV, encoded by the coding sequence ATGCCTGAACACTCCAAACATTTCGCTTCGGCCCTGGCCGAGCCCAAGTTCGCCCTGTTCTCTGCCGGGCAGTTCATCTCCCAGTTCGGAGACTTCCTGGCCCAGATCGCCCTGATCGCGGCGGTGGGCGAGTTCACCACCCGGGCGCCTCTGGCCTATTCCCAGATCCCGGTGGCCATCGCTCTGCCGGCCCTGCTGTTCGGGCCTTTCATCGGGGTGCTGATAGACCGCCGCTCCAAGCGCCGCATGCTGATGCTGGCCGACGGGGCCCGGGCCTTGATCATCCTGGCCATACCGGTGCTGATCAAGCTGACCGGAACGGTGATCGTGCTCTTTCCCCTGGTCTGCCTGAACTACCTGTTCGTGCTGTTCGCCAACTCGGCCCGGGTCTCCTACATTCCCTACCTGGTGCCGCCGGAGAAGATATTCGCCGCTAATGCGGTGATGGACTTCATCAACAAGCTGGCCGGGGTGCTGGGATTCGTGGGCGGGGGGCTCTTGGTGGTGGGGCAGTTCTGGAAGCACCTGCACATCGAACCATGGGAGGCAGGGTTCTACCTTGACAGCCTGTCCTTCGCGGCATCATTACTGACGCTGGCCCTGATCAAATCCCACGAGACCCTGCCGGAACGCACCAGGGAAGAAGGTTTCATGAAGATGTGGCAGAGGCGCTGGAGCAACATCAAGACCGACCTGGCGGAACTGAAGCACCTCTATCTTTTAAACCACAAGGTGCGTTTCGTAACCTTTTCCCTGTTTTTAGTGTCCATCTTCGGCGGCAGCCTGTATCCCCTGGTGATCGTGATCGCCCAAAAGGACCTGAGGGTGGGGGCCGGGACCAGCGGGGTCGGCTTTCTGGGCGGCCTGCTGGGCGGGGGGATGATGACCGGAGCCCTGCTCTCCGGGTTCCTGCTGCACCGACTGTCGCGCCGCCACATCATCATCGGCGGGCTGTTCGGTTTAAGCCTGATGGTGATGCTGTTCGCCAAAAGCTCCAGTTACTGGCATCTGCTGGCCATTACCTTCCTGGGGGGAGTGTTCCTGCAGCCGGTGATGACCGCCCAGAACACACTGTTCCACGAGTCGGTGGACCGCTCCATCTGGGGGCGGATCTTCTCGGCCCGGGATATCATCCTGGATGCCGGGTTCGTGGCCAGCGCCCTGACCCTGGGGTTCCTGGCCCAGCTGGTGCTGCCTGCCTTCGGCTCGGTGAACCAGGAACGGACAGCCCTCTTTTGGTGCGGAGCTTCCCTGGCCTTCCTGACACTTGCGGGATTCCGGATAGTGTACCGGCAGAAGAAGACCGAACGCAGTAATTCCAAGGCTGGATCAGATGTCTGA
- a CDS encoding 7-carboxy-7-deazaguanine synthase QueE, with protein MTVNARIIEIFHSLQGEGMYLGEPTTFVRFAGCNLDCSYCDTPLAKAGDKVTEMDIPEALDKIQAITNPDAFVSFTGGEPLLQAGLIAALIPGLKERGYRLYLETNGTLFKELAAIISSLDVVAMDIKPPSACGKDIWSTQQRFLETARDRVFVKMVICDKTTAEEVDRAARIIAVVDRKIVLILQPAEGSSAPEMQTVRRYQALAGEHLDHVSIIRQMHKVWNIR; from the coding sequence ATGACCGTGAACGCCAGGATCATCGAAATATTCCACTCCCTGCAGGGCGAAGGCATGTACCTGGGCGAACCCACCACCTTTGTCCGCTTTGCCGGGTGCAACCTGGACTGCAGTTACTGCGACACTCCGCTGGCCAAAGCCGGGGACAAGGTGACCGAGATGGATATCCCGGAAGCATTGGACAAGATCCAGGCCATTACAAATCCTGACGCTTTCGTTTCCTTCACCGGGGGCGAGCCCCTGCTGCAGGCTGGCTTAATCGCGGCTCTGATCCCGGGGTTGAAAGAACGCGGTTACCGGTTATACCTTGAGACCAATGGCACATTGTTCAAAGAACTGGCAGCCATCATCTCCAGTCTGGACGTGGTGGCCATGGATATCAAACCGCCATCGGCCTGCGGAAAGGACATCTGGAGTACGCAGCAACGGTTCTTGGAGACCGCCCGGGACAGGGTTTTCGTCAAGATGGTGATATGCGACAAGACCACCGCAGAAGAAGTTGATCGGGCCGCCCGCATCATCGCGGTTGTTGACCGTAAAATAGTTTTGATCCTCCAGCCGGCCGAAGGGTCAAGCGCCCCCGAAATGCAGACGGTCCGGAGATATCAGGCCCTGGCCGGAGAGCATTTGGACCATGTCAGCATCATCCGGCAGATGCACAAGGTATGGAACATTCGCTAA
- a CDS encoding inositol monophosphatase: MFDKEFKTAVSAANKAGHLLKAMSQGNLKVEYKGEIDLVTQADRAAEALVVKMLRRNFPGDDILTEETTRDRTMSDRRWIIDPLDGTTNYAHRFPFWCVSIAFEFKGQVVLGAIYNPNLNELFTARKGLGAWMNGNKIQVSQQKSLKKSLLATGFPYDVHYSKQDNLDNFRKFIKRAQAVRRPGSAALDLAYVACGRFDGFWEMKLKTWDMAAASLMVTEAGGKLSGFKGQKFSIYVPECLASNGRIHQQMTDVLK; this comes from the coding sequence ATGTTCGACAAAGAATTTAAAACTGCGGTCTCCGCCGCTAATAAAGCCGGGCACCTTCTCAAGGCCATGTCCCAGGGCAACCTGAAGGTGGAATACAAGGGCGAGATCGACCTGGTGACCCAGGCTGACCGGGCAGCCGAAGCCCTGGTAGTTAAAATGCTTCGCCGGAATTTCCCCGGCGACGATATTCTGACCGAAGAAACAACCCGGGACCGCACCATGTCTGACCGGCGCTGGATCATAGACCCCCTGGACGGCACCACCAACTACGCCCACCGCTTCCCCTTCTGGTGCGTATCCATCGCTTTTGAATTTAAGGGACAAGTTGTGCTGGGCGCCATATACAATCCGAATCTGAACGAACTGTTCACCGCCCGGAAAGGCCTGGGCGCCTGGATGAACGGAAATAAGATCCAGGTGTCGCAGCAGAAATCTTTAAAGAAAAGCCTCCTGGCGACCGGGTTCCCGTATGATGTCCATTATTCCAAGCAGGACAATCTGGATAATTTCCGAAAGTTCATCAAGCGGGCCCAGGCGGTGCGCCGCCCCGGCTCGGCGGCTTTGGACCTGGCCTATGTGGCCTGCGGCCGGTTCGACGGGTTCTGGGAGATGAAGCTGAAGACCTGGGACATGGCGGCCGCTTCTTTGATGGTGACCGAAGCCGGGGGAAAGCTGAGCGGTTTCAAGGGACAGAAGTTCAGCATCTATGTGCCGGAATGTTTGGCCTCCAATGGAAGGATTCACCAACAAATGACCGATGTTCTAAAATAG
- the dut gene encoding dUTP diphosphatase, whose protein sequence is MIKPQIKLVKLSRLARLPEYSTAHAAGMDLCAALEKPISLKPRQIKLVPTGLALEIPGGYEGQVRPRSGLALKHGISIVNAPGTIDADYRGEVGVILINMGTKAFTVNPGDRIAQLVISPVVRAKLTESKALKKTKRGVGGFGHTGINGKK, encoded by the coding sequence ATGATCAAACCCCAAATTAAGTTGGTCAAGCTCAGCAGACTGGCCCGCCTGCCGGAATATTCCACCGCCCATGCCGCTGGGATGGACCTGTGCGCAGCGCTGGAAAAACCTATATCCCTGAAGCCCCGCCAGATCAAACTGGTTCCCACCGGGCTGGCCCTGGAAATACCCGGGGGATACGAAGGCCAGGTGCGGCCCCGCAGCGGCCTGGCGCTGAAGCACGGCATCTCCATCGTCAACGCGCCGGGGACGATCGACGCCGACTACCGGGGCGAGGTGGGGGTGATACTGATAAACATGGGGACAAAGGCCTTCACCGTTAATCCCGGGGACAGGATAGCCCAGCTGGTCATATCCCCGGTAGTCAGGGCCAAGCTAACTGAGTCCAAGGCACTAAAGAAAACCAAGAGGGGGGTTGGGGGCTTTGGACATACAGGTATAAATGGCAAGAAATGA